The following are encoded together in the Nitrospinota bacterium genome:
- a CDS encoding pilus assembly protein, translating to MLHRVHRLVSADGGAAAVEMALVLPFLMVILMGIIEFGRVLYSHQVITNASREAARASATDFEPYTVAANRILAPAGIPLPTASCATSPSIGYSSICQTIVIIPVGTTTAQAHRVTISYNIAYMTPLGALLEMIAGNSTWGEGITITSTAVMRE from the coding sequence ATGCTGCACCGGGTGCACCGCCTAGTTTCGGCAGACGGAGGGGCCGCCGCAGTTGAGATGGCCCTGGTGCTGCCATTTCTGATGGTCATCCTGATGGGCATTATCGAGTTTGGCCGTGTCTTATACAGCCATCAAGTTATTACAAACGCTTCACGGGAGGCCGCTCGGGCCTCGGCTACGGACTTTGAGCCCTACACCGTGGCAGCCAATCGAATTTTAGCCCCTGCGGGCATCCCATTGCCTACGGCATCGTGTGCCACCAGCCCTTCGATAGGCTACTCGAGCATCTGCCAGACGATCGTGATCATTCCTGTGGGCACTACCACCGCTCAGGCCCACCGGGTGACAATATCTTACAACATTGCATACATGACCCCTCTCGGGGCCTTGCTGGAGATGATCGCTGGAAACTCCACCTGGGGAGAGGGGATTACTATAACCTCGACAGCGGTAATGCGTGAATGA